The proteins below come from a single Crossiella sp. CA-258035 genomic window:
- a CDS encoding pentapeptide repeat-containing protein gives MLRADCANCFGLCCVVPAYSASADFAITKPAGTPCPNLLADFRCGIHTQLRDRGFAGCTVYDCFGAGQHVAQHTYRGEDWRAHPEHAQEMFAVFPVVRELHELLWHLTEAERWPAADPLRPDLASLRTELTELTRLPPADLLTLDVASRWQAADPLLSRASELIRADSPGPERRGADLIGADLRRKRLRGANLRGAYLIGANLRETDLTLADLIGADLRGAEVSGANLSEALFLTQFQVNAARGDSATRLPPGLDRPAHWTSAARAKRPGPRRRR, from the coding sequence ATGTTGCGAGCCGACTGCGCGAACTGCTTTGGCCTCTGCTGTGTAGTGCCCGCCTACTCAGCCTCGGCCGACTTCGCCATCACCAAGCCCGCGGGCACCCCGTGCCCGAACCTGCTGGCCGACTTCCGCTGCGGCATCCACACCCAGCTCCGCGACCGGGGCTTCGCCGGCTGCACCGTCTACGACTGCTTCGGCGCGGGCCAGCACGTCGCCCAGCACACCTACCGGGGCGAGGACTGGCGCGCGCACCCCGAACACGCCCAGGAGATGTTCGCCGTCTTCCCCGTGGTGCGCGAGCTGCACGAACTGCTCTGGCACCTCACCGAAGCCGAACGCTGGCCGGCCGCAGACCCCCTGCGCCCCGACCTGGCGAGCCTGCGCACCGAACTCACCGAGCTGACCCGGCTGCCCCCAGCCGACCTGCTCACCCTGGACGTGGCCTCCCGCTGGCAGGCCGCCGACCCGCTGCTGAGCCGGGCCAGCGAGCTCATCCGCGCCGACTCCCCCGGCCCGGAACGCCGCGGCGCGGACCTGATCGGCGCGGACCTGCGCCGCAAGCGGCTGCGCGGGGCGAACCTGCGCGGCGCCTACCTGATCGGCGCCAACCTGCGGGAGACCGACCTGACCCTGGCCGACCTCATCGGCGCGGACCTGCGCGGCGCCGAGGTCAGCGGCGCGAACCTGTCCGAGGCGCTGTTCCTGACCCAGTTCCAGGTCAACGCCGCCCGCGGCGACAGCGCGACCCGCCTGCCCCCTGGGCTGGACCGGCCCGCGCACTGGACCAGCGCCGCGCGGGCGAAGCGGCCAGGTCCCCGGCGACGGCGCTGA
- a CDS encoding Cmx/CmrA family chloramphenicol efflux MFS transporter — MPLVLYLLALAVFAQGTSEFMLSGLLPDIAADLNVSIPAAGALTSAFAAGMIVGAPLTALLSLRWPRRAALLAFLGVFLLAHVVGALTSSYPVLLGTRVIAALANAGFLAVALATATGLVAANAKGRATAVLLGGVTLACVAGVPAGAVLGQAWGWRAAFWAVALVSAPALVAILRSVPAGGGGVVPSVRGELSALRRPRLGLLLLLGALVNGATFCTFTYLAPLATEVAGIGAGWVPVVLAVFGLGSFLGVSLGGRLADSRPRALVVAGGLALVCGWAVFGLVAADPVGALVLTLVQGTLSFAVGSTLISQALYAATGAPTLAGACATAAFNVGAALGPWAGGLAIAAGLGYRSPLWVSAGLAGLAVLAGAVSRRWLWPRP; from the coding sequence GTGCCTTTGGTGTTGTACCTGCTTGCCCTTGCCGTGTTCGCGCAGGGGACTTCGGAGTTCATGCTGTCCGGTCTGCTGCCGGACATCGCCGCCGACCTGAACGTCTCGATCCCGGCCGCGGGCGCGCTGACCTCGGCGTTTGCTGCCGGGATGATCGTGGGCGCGCCGTTGACGGCGTTGCTGAGCCTGCGCTGGCCGCGCCGGGCCGCGCTGCTGGCCTTCCTGGGCGTGTTCCTGCTCGCGCATGTGGTGGGCGCGCTGACCAGCAGTTATCCGGTGCTGCTCGGCACCAGGGTGATCGCCGCGCTGGCCAACGCCGGGTTCCTGGCGGTGGCGCTGGCGACCGCGACCGGCCTGGTGGCGGCCAACGCCAAGGGCCGGGCGACCGCGGTGCTGCTGGGCGGGGTGACCCTGGCCTGCGTGGCCGGGGTGCCCGCGGGGGCGGTGCTGGGTCAGGCGTGGGGCTGGCGCGCGGCGTTCTGGGCGGTGGCCCTGGTCTCCGCGCCCGCGCTGGTGGCCATCCTGCGCTCGGTCCCGGCCGGTGGCGGCGGGGTGGTGCCGAGCGTGCGGGGTGAGCTGAGCGCGTTGCGGCGGCCCCGGCTGGGGCTGCTGTTGCTGTTGGGCGCGCTGGTCAACGGGGCCACGTTCTGCACGTTCACCTATCTCGCGCCGCTGGCCACCGAGGTCGCCGGGATCGGGGCGGGGTGGGTGCCGGTGGTGCTGGCGGTGTTCGGGCTGGGTTCCTTCCTCGGGGTCAGCCTCGGCGGCCGGCTGGCGGACTCGCGGCCGAGGGCGCTCGTGGTGGCGGGTGGCCTGGCGCTGGTGTGCGGGTGGGCGGTGTTCGGGCTGGTCGCGGCCGATCCGGTGGGCGCGCTGGTGCTGACGCTGGTGCAGGGCACGCTGTCCTTCGCGGTCGGCTCGACGTTGATCTCCCAGGCGCTTTATGCCGCCACCGGTGCGCCGACGCTGGCCGGGGCGTGCGCGACCGCGGCGTTCAACGTGGGCGCGGCGCTGGGTCCGTGGGCCGGTGGGCTGGCCATCGCGGCCGGGTTGGGCTACCGGTCGCCGCTGTGGGTGAGCGCGGGCCTGGCCGGGCTGGCGGTGCTGGCCGGGGCGGTGTCGCGGCGGTGGTTGTGGCCACGGCCGTAG
- a CDS encoding protein-tyrosine phosphatase family protein, translated as MLTAATTLPDGVIIRGRGLRNPAPGGPAPQFGLYLGGPKLRARHEHTLTWPHHWLDWPDFRLPRDQAEAITRIRALHAAAHTGQAVEVACNGGVGRTGTVIACLAILSGIPPTEAVAWARAHYHKRAVETPWQKRWVSRFPG; from the coding sequence ATGTTGACCGCAGCGACCACCCTGCCCGACGGCGTGATCATCCGCGGCCGCGGCCTGCGCAACCCGGCCCCCGGCGGCCCCGCCCCGCAGTTCGGCCTCTACCTGGGCGGCCCCAAGCTCCGCGCCCGCCACGAGCACACCCTCACCTGGCCACACCACTGGCTGGACTGGCCGGACTTCCGCCTGCCCCGCGACCAGGCCGAGGCCATCACCCGCATCCGCGCCCTGCACGCCGCCGCGCACACCGGCCAAGCCGTGGAGGTCGCCTGCAACGGCGGCGTCGGCCGCACCGGCACCGTGATCGCCTGCCTGGCCATCCTCTCCGGCATCCCGCCCACCGAAGCAGTCGCCTGGGCCCGCGCGCACTACCACAAGCGCGCGGTGGAGACGCCCTGGCAGAAGCGCTGGGTCAGCCGCTTCCCTGGCTGA
- a CDS encoding SDR family oxidoreductase translates to MPPTRAQDQPTAVVTGASRGIGAEIAAALGTSHRLVLGGRGSPALTRLARELPDARAWPVNLADPAALHVPPGVTRLDALIHNAGVLATGRVEECDGGLWRRTFEVNVFAVVELTRLLLPALRAAGGHVVLVNSTAGLQANPARGAYSASKFALRAFADSLRAEEPRLRVTTVFLGRVATDMQRDVCAVEGLRYQPERYLSPVTVAETIRALLAMPGQACATELVLRPGLSQGSG, encoded by the coding sequence GTGCCGCCGACCCGCGCCCAGGACCAGCCGACGGCGGTGGTCACGGGCGCTTCCCGGGGCATCGGCGCGGAGATCGCCGCCGCGCTGGGAACCAGTCACCGGCTGGTGCTGGGCGGGCGGGGCTCCCCCGCGCTGACCCGGCTGGCGCGGGAGTTGCCGGATGCGCGGGCGTGGCCGGTGAACCTGGCCGATCCGGCGGCCCTGCACGTCCCGCCGGGGGTGACGCGGCTGGACGCGCTGATCCACAACGCCGGGGTGCTGGCCACCGGGCGGGTCGAGGAGTGCGACGGCGGGCTGTGGCGGCGGACCTTCGAGGTCAACGTCTTCGCCGTGGTCGAGCTGACCCGGTTGCTGCTGCCCGCGCTGCGGGCGGCCGGTGGGCACGTGGTGCTGGTCAACTCCACCGCGGGGTTGCAGGCCAACCCGGCGCGCGGGGCCTATTCGGCGAGCAAGTTCGCGCTGCGGGCCTTCGCCGACTCGTTGCGCGCCGAGGAGCCGCGGTTGCGGGTGACCACGGTGTTCCTGGGCCGGGTGGCCACCGACATGCAGCGGGATGTGTGCGCGGTGGAGGGGCTGCGGTACCAGCCGGAGCGCTACCTCTCCCCCGTCACCGTGGCCGAGACCATCCGCGCGCTGCTGGCCATGCCGGGGCAGGCGTGTGCGACCGAGCTGGTGCTGCGGCCGGGGCTCAGCCAGGGAAGCGGCTGA